One window from the genome of Antechinus flavipes isolate AdamAnt ecotype Samford, QLD, Australia chromosome X, AdamAnt_v2, whole genome shotgun sequence encodes:
- the LOC127542857 gene encoding uncharacterized protein LOC127542857 isoform X1, with the protein MIRFPMKIGVIFLFFFMESLLYMSIYSAPVNSCDPAKRIIIRSLDMDDKRHEAQHESVPNNIDAGHEPEEIDKEMEHMDKSLQNSLRKQFNGNRDSTNPDMYNEETYTESNEFLMDRSPEKKGINWDEVIHKRPLLAEVISLGCLSFLFALTGGAALWLTIYTHLKREETRELDDLAEKLMPLKTTKKPEKPKEPVAKPREKEREFKSLLHAVLKNDRKQRRRRKCMRPNSRLNLTRRKLFANKKRSENLEVHMQDVKIPKMNQPIGDMFEKENPDREEMQAGEMKKQVMESPDLADQTPTKMLSFPKSNVK; encoded by the exons ATGATCCGCTTTCCAATGAAAATTGgggtaatttttttgttttttttcatggAATCTCTGCTCTACATGTCCATTTATTCAG CTCCTGTAAATTCCTGTGACCCAGCTAAGAGGATCATTATAAGGAGCCTTGATATGGATGACAAAAGGCACGAAGCGCAACACGAGAGTGTTCCTAACAATATCGATGCAG gaCACGAACCAGAGGAGATTGATAAGGAAATGGAACatatggataagtcacttcaaaATTCTTTAAGGAAACAATTCAATGGGAATAGAG ATTCTACAAATCCTGACATGTACAACGAAGAGACATACACTGAATCAAATGAATTTTTGATGGATCGTTctccagagaagaaaggaatcaaCTGGGACGAAG TGATTCATAAACGGCCTCTTCTTGCAGAAGTCATTTCGCTGGGATGTTTATCTTTCCTGTTTGCTTTGACTGGTGGTGCAGCTCTGTGGTTAACCATATA TACGCACCTAAAACGTGAGGAAACCAGAGAGCTTGATGATCTTGCTGAAAAGCTTATgccattaaaaacaacaaaaaaacctgagaagcCAAAGGAACCAGTTGCCAAGcccagagaaaaggaaagggagttCAAATCATTACTCCATGCAG TTTTGAAGAATGACAGGAAGCAAAGGAGACGTAGAAAATGCATGAGACCAAATTCCAGGTTGAATTTAACAAGAAGAAAACTATTTGCTAATAAGAAAAGAAGTGAGAATTTAGAAGTCCACATGCAAGACGTTAAAATTCCAAAAATGAATCAGCCAATTGGAGACATGTTTGAGAAGGAGAATCCAGACAGAGAGGAAATGCAAGCTGGTGAGATGAAGAAACAGGTCATGGAGTCACCAGACCTTGCTGATCAGACCCCAACCAAAATGCTCAGCTTTCCAAAGTCCAacgtgaagtga
- the LOC127542857 gene encoding uncharacterized protein LOC127542857 isoform X2, with protein sequence MIRFPMKIGVIFLFFFMESLLYMSIYSAPVNSCDPAKRIIIRSLDMDDKRHEAQHESVPNNIDAGHEPEEIDKEMEHMDKSLQNSLRKQFNGNRDSTNPDMYNEETYTESNEFLMDRSPEKKGINWDEEVISLGCLSFLFALTGGAALWLTIYTHLKREETRELDDLAEKLMPLKTTKKPEKPKEPVAKPREKEREFKSLLHAVLKNDRKQRRRRKCMRPNSRLNLTRRKLFANKKRSENLEVHMQDVKIPKMNQPIGDMFEKENPDREEMQAGEMKKQVMESPDLADQTPTKMLSFPKSNVK encoded by the exons ATGATCCGCTTTCCAATGAAAATTGgggtaatttttttgttttttttcatggAATCTCTGCTCTACATGTCCATTTATTCAG CTCCTGTAAATTCCTGTGACCCAGCTAAGAGGATCATTATAAGGAGCCTTGATATGGATGACAAAAGGCACGAAGCGCAACACGAGAGTGTTCCTAACAATATCGATGCAG gaCACGAACCAGAGGAGATTGATAAGGAAATGGAACatatggataagtcacttcaaaATTCTTTAAGGAAACAATTCAATGGGAATAGAG ATTCTACAAATCCTGACATGTACAACGAAGAGACATACACTGAATCAAATGAATTTTTGATGGATCGTTctccagagaagaaaggaatcaaCTGGGACGAAG AAGTCATTTCGCTGGGATGTTTATCTTTCCTGTTTGCTTTGACTGGTGGTGCAGCTCTGTGGTTAACCATATA TACGCACCTAAAACGTGAGGAAACCAGAGAGCTTGATGATCTTGCTGAAAAGCTTATgccattaaaaacaacaaaaaaacctgagaagcCAAAGGAACCAGTTGCCAAGcccagagaaaaggaaagggagttCAAATCATTACTCCATGCAG TTTTGAAGAATGACAGGAAGCAAAGGAGACGTAGAAAATGCATGAGACCAAATTCCAGGTTGAATTTAACAAGAAGAAAACTATTTGCTAATAAGAAAAGAAGTGAGAATTTAGAAGTCCACATGCAAGACGTTAAAATTCCAAAAATGAATCAGCCAATTGGAGACATGTTTGAGAAGGAGAATCCAGACAGAGAGGAAATGCAAGCTGGTGAGATGAAGAAACAGGTCATGGAGTCACCAGACCTTGCTGATCAGACCCCAACCAAAATGCTCAGCTTTCCAAAGTCCAacgtgaagtga